One Nitrospirota bacterium DNA segment encodes these proteins:
- a CDS encoding sigma-54 dependent transcriptional regulator, translating into MQGLSLSGAGAREARSVLVVDDEPSMRIALTESLRRNGYGVAQASDGREALERLAQCRPWLVLTDMKMARLSGLDVLKEIKKRSPQTAVVVMTAYGTVETAVEAMKHGARDFLLKPFAAEALEQVLARLEAADVDGPPAPEGGREVRTILTRDPGMRRLLGMAETVATSLATVLVSGESGTGKELLARYIHSRSPRGHRPFIAVNCAALPDGLLESELFGHERGAFTGALMRKLGKFEMAHTGTLLLDEISEMNLALQAKLLRVLQEREVDRVGGRDPIRVDIRVIATTNRSLRAEVEQGRFREDLYYRLNVFPLVLPPLRDRVADIPLLARHFVSSAAARNGLPAPVLSEAALTALAERPWKGNIRELENVVERAVLLAGGGTIEPEHFRVDEGGLRAAPAGPDVVRPAGQSGPPHPSAASGPSGNGSLWEMERDLIFRTLAGAKGNRTHAAKILGISIRTLRNKLREYRQLSGQETSSPEGEVGKD; encoded by the coding sequence ATGCAGGGACTGTCGTTGAGCGGTGCGGGCGCGCGTGAGGCGCGGTCGGTGCTGGTGGTGGACGATGAGCCGTCCATGAGGATCGCGTTGACCGAGTCGCTGCGCCGGAACGGCTATGGGGTCGCGCAGGCGAGCGACGGGCGGGAGGCGCTGGAGCGGCTCGCCCAGTGCCGGCCCTGGCTGGTCCTGACGGACATGAAGATGGCCCGGCTGAGCGGGCTCGACGTCCTCAAGGAGATCAAAAAGCGCTCCCCGCAGACGGCGGTGGTCGTGATGACGGCCTACGGGACGGTCGAAACCGCGGTCGAAGCCATGAAGCACGGAGCCCGCGACTTCCTCCTGAAGCCCTTTGCGGCCGAGGCGCTCGAACAGGTGCTGGCCAGGCTGGAGGCCGCGGACGTGGACGGGCCCCCGGCTCCGGAGGGGGGCCGGGAGGTCCGGACGATCCTGACCCGGGACCCGGGGATGCGACGACTGCTCGGCATGGCCGAGACGGTCGCCACCAGCCTGGCCACCGTGCTCGTCAGCGGCGAGAGCGGGACGGGCAAAGAGCTGCTGGCCCGGTACATTCACAGCCGGAGTCCCAGGGGGCACCGTCCCTTCATCGCCGTGAACTGCGCGGCCTTGCCGGACGGCCTGCTCGAAAGCGAGCTGTTCGGGCACGAGCGCGGGGCCTTCACGGGCGCGTTGATGCGAAAGCTGGGCAAGTTCGAGATGGCCCATACCGGCACCCTGCTCCTGGACGAGATCAGCGAGATGAATCTGGCCCTGCAGGCCAAGCTGCTGCGGGTGCTTCAGGAGCGGGAGGTGGACCGGGTCGGAGGGCGGGACCCGATCCGGGTGGACATCCGGGTGATCGCCACCACCAACCGCTCGCTCCGGGCGGAGGTGGAGCAGGGGCGGTTCCGGGAGGACCTCTACTACCGTCTGAACGTCTTTCCGCTCGTGCTGCCGCCGTTGCGCGATCGGGTCGCGGACATTCCGCTGCTCGCCCGCCACTTCGTGAGCAGCGCGGCGGCCCGGAACGGGCTGCCGGCCCCGGTCCTCTCGGAGGCCGCGCTGACCGCGCTGGCGGAGCGGCCCTGGAAGGGCAACATCCGGGAACTGGAGAACGTGGTCGAGCGGGCGGTTCTCCTGGCCGGGGGCGGGACCATCGAGCCGGAGCACTTCCGCGTGGACGAGGGCGGGCTTCGAGCGGCCCCGGCCGGACCCGATGTCGTCCGGCCGGCCGGCCAGAGCGGGCCGCCGCACCCGTCCGCTGCCTCCGGTCCATCCGGAAACGGCTCCCTCTGGGAGATGGAACGGGATCTCATTTTCAGGACCCTCGCCGGCGCGAAGGGAAACCGGACGCACGCGGCCAAGATCCTGGGGATCAGCATCAGGACCCTGAGGAACAAGCTCCGCGAATACCGGCAGCTCTCCGGTCAGGAAACATCTTCTCCGGAAGGGGAGGTCGGCAAGGATTGA
- the flgB gene encoding flagellar basal body rod protein FlgB → MRIFDKTMNLLEQTLDLRAARHKVIATNIANEETPGYRAKELHFLEALSAAVRRKPAGGLTGTNPRHFGGRAEGVPRVAGRVEDLPAPELPLDANSVNLEFEMAKLADNGINYNTSAAILSVRIKQLLDVIRESR, encoded by the coding sequence ATGAGAATCTTCGACAAGACCATGAACCTGCTGGAGCAGACGCTGGACCTGCGCGCGGCCCGGCACAAGGTGATCGCCACGAACATCGCCAACGAGGAGACCCCCGGATACCGGGCGAAGGAGCTGCACTTCCTGGAGGCCCTCTCGGCCGCCGTCCGCCGCAAGCCCGCCGGGGGGCTCACGGGGACGAATCCCCGCCACTTCGGGGGGCGAGCGGAAGGCGTGCCGAGGGTCGCCGGCCGCGTGGAGGATCTCCCCGCGCCGGAGCTGCCCCTCGACGCGAACAGCGTGAATCTGGAATTCGAGATGGCCAAGCTGGCCGACAACGGCATCAACTACAACACCTCGGCGGCCATCTTGTCGGTTCGCATCAAACAGTTGCTGGACGTCATCCGGGAATCTCGCTGA
- the flgC gene encoding flagellar basal body rod protein FlgC, whose translation MDLNDSITISVSGLDAQRHRLNVIASNLANAQTTHSAQGGPYRRRDVVFQPAPVEPKFPRALRRAGFGIGEQALQGVRVAQVIEDQRPGRAVYDPQHPDADAQGYVLLPNVNVMEEMINMMSASRAYEANVQAINTARTMWNRALEIGR comes from the coding sequence ATGGACCTGAACGACAGCATCACGATTTCGGTCTCTGGGCTGGATGCCCAACGGCACCGGCTCAACGTGATCGCGAGCAACCTCGCGAACGCCCAGACCACCCATTCCGCCCAGGGGGGGCCGTACCGGCGGCGGGACGTGGTGTTCCAGCCCGCGCCGGTCGAGCCGAAGTTTCCGCGGGCGCTCAGGCGGGCGGGGTTCGGGATCGGAGAGCAGGCCCTCCAGGGAGTCCGGGTGGCGCAGGTGATCGAGGACCAACGGCCGGGGCGGGCCGTGTACGATCCGCAGCATCCGGACGCCGACGCGCAGGGCTACGTGCTTCTGCCCAACGTGAACGTCATGGAGGAGATGATCAACATGATGTCCGCGTCCCGGGCCTACGAGGCGAACGTCCAGGCCATCAACACGGCGCGGACGATGTGGAACCGGGCGCTGGAAATCGGACGGTAG
- the fliE gene encoding flagellar hook-basal body complex protein FliE, producing the protein MDDIRIKPTLPVPVGEAAGAAAGPAQASGFLGTLKDAISKANEIQLEASQSVDQLLTGENQNVHQTMVALQKADVTFQLMMQIRNKIVSAYEEIQRMQV; encoded by the coding sequence ATGGACGACATCCGCATCAAGCCGACTCTGCCCGTTCCCGTCGGTGAGGCGGCCGGGGCCGCAGCCGGCCCGGCGCAGGCCTCGGGCTTTCTCGGCACGCTCAAGGACGCGATTTCGAAGGCCAACGAAATCCAGCTCGAGGCCAGCCAGTCGGTGGACCAGCTGCTGACCGGCGAAAACCAGAACGTGCACCAAACCATGGTGGCGTTGCAGAAGGCCGACGTGACCTTCCAGTTGATGATGCAGATCCGCAACAAGATCGTCTCCGCCTACGAGGAAATCCAGCGGATGCAGGTCTGA
- the fliF gene encoding flagellar basal-body MS-ring/collar protein FliF: MLAKFTELPLIRRLAILVALGGAVAGLAAIALWSQQPEMQVLFANLSPEDAGAIVEKLKESKVPYEIGAGGGSILVPGSQVHDLRLQLAGQGLPHGGGVGFELFDRTTVGMSEFVQKLNYRRALQGELARTIAQMPEVERARVHLAVPERRLFSSEQDRPRASVVLSLRRSDGLSKSQIQGVVHLVASSVEGLQPRDVTVVDGHGRLLSETADDGPARLSGSQLEYQRSVEKDIEARIQSMLERIVGVNKAVVRVSSVLDFRQVELTEERYDPNGQVVRSEQRNQEKSNGSNGVAGGVPGVASNVPAGQTAIPAPAPPPPPTQTSTTSSQTKNETINYEISRTVSRIVEPTGTIKKLSVAVLVDGTYEAGKPGAEQAGTGATESGRKYVPRSEADMKRIEEIVKKAMGYSAERGDQVEVVNVPFGFEAEEGPGTSAEASPSAAAAWAPYVRYGVALVLFVLVLFFVVRPILGTLTARPAAVSAQGAMALPGAIPPGLPGALPMTVSQVEASMAGTLGGAARTQIVDMARGNPQSTALVVKQWLKTKQEEEH; encoded by the coding sequence ATGCTGGCCAAATTCACTGAACTCCCCTTGATCCGTCGGCTTGCGATCCTGGTCGCGCTGGGCGGCGCGGTGGCCGGGCTGGCCGCCATCGCCCTCTGGAGTCAGCAACCCGAGATGCAGGTGCTGTTCGCGAACCTCTCTCCGGAAGATGCGGGCGCGATCGTCGAAAAGCTGAAGGAATCCAAGGTGCCGTATGAGATCGGAGCCGGCGGCGGCTCGATCCTGGTTCCCGGCAGCCAAGTTCACGACCTGCGGTTGCAGCTGGCCGGACAGGGGCTCCCGCACGGCGGCGGGGTCGGGTTCGAGCTGTTCGATCGCACGACCGTCGGGATGTCCGAGTTCGTGCAGAAGCTCAATTACCGTCGGGCCCTGCAGGGGGAGCTGGCCAGGACCATCGCCCAGATGCCGGAAGTGGAGCGGGCCCGCGTCCACCTGGCCGTGCCGGAGCGGCGCCTCTTCAGCTCCGAGCAGGACCGGCCGCGCGCGTCGGTCGTCCTGTCCCTGCGCCGGAGCGACGGGCTCAGCAAGTCCCAGATCCAGGGGGTCGTGCACCTGGTGGCCAGCAGCGTCGAGGGCCTTCAGCCGCGCGACGTGACCGTGGTGGACGGGCACGGCCGCCTGCTCTCCGAGACGGCCGACGACGGGCCCGCGCGCCTGTCCGGGTCCCAGCTCGAATACCAGCGGTCGGTCGAAAAGGACATCGAAGCCCGCATCCAGTCGATGTTGGAGCGGATCGTCGGCGTGAACAAGGCCGTGGTCCGGGTTTCCAGCGTCCTGGACTTCCGTCAGGTGGAGTTGACGGAGGAACGGTACGATCCCAACGGCCAGGTGGTGCGGAGCGAGCAGCGGAACCAGGAAAAGTCCAACGGCTCCAACGGGGTGGCCGGCGGCGTCCCGGGCGTCGCCTCGAACGTGCCGGCCGGGCAGACTGCCATTCCCGCCCCCGCGCCGCCCCCTCCTCCGACCCAGACGAGCACCACGAGCAGCCAGACCAAGAACGAGACCATCAACTACGAGATCAGCCGGACGGTGTCCCGAATCGTCGAGCCCACCGGCACGATCAAGAAGCTGTCGGTCGCGGTGCTCGTGGACGGGACCTACGAGGCGGGCAAGCCCGGCGCCGAGCAGGCCGGAACGGGCGCCACCGAGAGCGGAAGGAAGTACGTCCCCCGGTCGGAAGCGGACATGAAGCGGATCGAAGAGATCGTCAAGAAAGCCATGGGGTACTCGGCGGAGCGGGGCGATCAGGTGGAAGTGGTGAACGTGCCCTTCGGCTTCGAGGCGGAGGAAGGGCCTGGCACCTCGGCCGAAGCCTCACCGTCGGCGGCGGCCGCCTGGGCCCCCTACGTCCGCTACGGCGTCGCCCTCGTCCTCTTCGTGCTGGTGTTGTTCTTCGTGGTCCGGCCGATCCTGGGGACCCTGACGGCCAGGCCCGCGGCGGTGTCGGCCCAGGGCGCGATGGCGCTGCCTGGGGCGATCCCGCCGGGCCTGCCCGGCGCATTGCCGATGACCGTGAGCCAGGTTGAGGCCTCGATGGCCGGCACGTTGGGCGGGGCGGCCCGCACGCAGATCGTGGACATGGCGCGGGGCAACCCGCAATCGACGGCGCTCGTGGTCAAGCAGTGGCTGAAGACGAAGCAAGAGGAGGAGCATTGA
- the fliG gene encoding flagellar motor switch protein FliG, with product MAYGLNGEEKAAILLRAIGEDAAASVMKYLDPKEIRKLGAHMTGLSNYTRSQEEEVIKEFEQASNSGGVGFEGKEYIKTVLTKALGPDKAERIMETLTSTSYPGLESLKWLDPRSVAQLIKVEHPQTIAVILAHLDPDQGSQVIAALPDNLRADVALRLGTIEDVQPEVLQHLSEVLQEAFKLGSKTRGQSIGGAQIVADLMGRLDKKVEGSIMGKISEQDPELAETIRALMFVFDDLIKVDDRGIQEMLKEISKEELPIALRGANPEVRDKFFKNMSSRASEMLKEDMETRGPVKVSEVEKAQQNILKIARKLEEEGRLVIAGQGEAMV from the coding sequence ATGGCGTACGGGCTGAACGGGGAGGAGAAGGCCGCCATCCTCCTGCGCGCGATCGGAGAAGACGCGGCGGCCTCGGTCATGAAGTACCTGGACCCCAAGGAGATCCGGAAGCTCGGCGCCCACATGACCGGTCTGTCCAATTACACCCGCTCGCAGGAGGAAGAAGTCATCAAGGAGTTCGAGCAAGCCTCCAACAGCGGGGGGGTCGGCTTCGAGGGCAAGGAGTACATCAAGACCGTTCTGACCAAGGCCCTGGGACCGGACAAGGCGGAACGGATCATGGAGACGCTGACCTCCACGAGCTACCCGGGGCTGGAGTCCCTCAAGTGGCTGGACCCCCGCTCCGTCGCCCAACTCATCAAGGTCGAGCATCCCCAGACGATCGCCGTCATCCTGGCCCATCTGGACCCGGACCAGGGCAGCCAGGTCATCGCCGCGCTGCCGGACAACCTGCGGGCCGACGTGGCGCTGCGGCTCGGCACGATCGAGGACGTGCAGCCGGAGGTCCTCCAGCACCTGAGCGAGGTCCTTCAGGAGGCGTTCAAGCTCGGCTCCAAGACGAGGGGCCAGAGCATCGGCGGAGCCCAGATCGTGGCCGACCTGATGGGGCGGTTGGACAAGAAAGTCGAGGGCAGCATCATGGGAAAGATCTCGGAGCAGGACCCGGAACTCGCCGAGACCATCCGGGCGCTCATGTTCGTCTTCGACGATCTGATCAAAGTGGACGACCGCGGAATCCAGGAAATGCTCAAGGAGATCAGCAAGGAGGAACTCCCGATCGCCCTGCGGGGCGCCAACCCGGAGGTGCGGGACAAGTTCTTCAAGAACATGTCGAGCCGGGCCTCCGAAATGCTCAAGGAGGACATGGAGACGCGCGGACCGGTCAAGGTGAGCGAGGTCGAAAAGGCCCAGCAGAACATCCTCAAGATCGCCCGGAAGCTGGAGGAGGAGGGGCGCCTCGTGATCGCCGGGCAGGGGGAGGCGATGGTGTGA
- a CDS encoding FliH/SctL family protein, whose translation MSAQDFALILKSNGPDAGPQYEIKALAALSAGAEAPAEPDRFREAYERGVAEGLKQGQAETAALLERQGQLLTALIQELQVMRDSLLRDAEEPVAGLALEIARKVIHEQAPALRDAIVAQAKDAIAKVREGGPVKVLVHPHDAPVLEEAREAVATAFEGSVTLQVEPDPRISRGGCLVETPVRLVDARIEAQLARIAEALKQKGRKPEGADVR comes from the coding sequence GTGAGCGCCCAGGATTTCGCCCTCATCCTCAAGTCGAACGGGCCGGACGCGGGGCCCCAGTACGAGATCAAGGCCCTTGCGGCGCTGTCGGCGGGTGCCGAGGCGCCGGCGGAGCCGGACCGATTCCGGGAGGCCTACGAGCGCGGAGTCGCGGAGGGGCTCAAGCAGGGCCAGGCGGAGACGGCGGCTCTCCTGGAGCGGCAGGGCCAGCTCCTGACCGCCCTCATCCAGGAGTTGCAGGTCATGCGCGACTCGCTGCTCCGGGACGCCGAGGAGCCGGTCGCGGGGCTGGCCCTCGAGATTGCGCGCAAGGTGATCCACGAGCAGGCGCCCGCGCTGCGGGACGCCATCGTGGCGCAGGCCAAAGACGCGATCGCCAAGGTGCGCGAGGGGGGGCCGGTGAAGGTCCTCGTGCATCCGCACGACGCGCCGGTGCTGGAGGAAGCCCGCGAGGCGGTGGCGACCGCATTCGAAGGCAGCGTGACGCTGCAGGTGGAGCCGGACCCGAGGATCTCCCGGGGGGGCTGCCTCGTGGAGACCCCGGTCCGTCTGGTGGACGCCCGGATCGAAGCCCAGTTGGCGCGCATTGCGGAGGCGCTCAAGCAGAAGGGCAGGAAGCCGGAGGGAGCCGATGTACGGTGA
- a CDS encoding FliI/YscN family ATPase, which yields MYGDVLDRIATVDPIAVRGRIAQAVGLVIEGYGPVSSIGELCEIVPEDGGDRVLAEAVGFRDQRVLLMPLGEMRGIGPSSQLIMQGRSASVPVGPGLLGRVLDGLGAPLDGKGAVGAVDDYPLYATPLNPLHRRRVSQPIDLGLRAINGFLTCGRGQKVGIFAGSGVGKSVLLGMLSRNTTADVNVIALIGERGREVNEFLERDLKADGLKRSVVVVATSDQPPLVRIRGAFLATAIAEYFRDAGRQVLLMMDSLTRVAHAQREVGLAIGEPPTSKGYTPSVFTMLPRLLERAGTCGGAGTITGLYTVLVEGDDLADPVADAARSVLDGHIVLSRELAAQNHFPAIDVLQSVSRVMREVVVPQHYAAARAALEALALYRRSEDLINLGAYKPGANQRLDRAVGAMPAIAAYLRQDVEEKAGLGDSVTALLKLAESFK from the coding sequence ATGTACGGTGACGTGCTGGACCGGATCGCGACGGTGGATCCGATCGCGGTGCGCGGCCGGATCGCCCAGGCCGTGGGGCTGGTCATCGAAGGGTACGGGCCGGTGAGCTCGATCGGGGAGCTGTGCGAGATCGTGCCGGAAGACGGCGGGGACCGGGTCCTGGCCGAGGCGGTCGGGTTCCGCGACCAGCGGGTGCTCCTGATGCCGCTCGGCGAGATGCGGGGAATCGGGCCGTCCAGCCAGTTGATCATGCAAGGACGGTCCGCATCCGTCCCGGTGGGACCCGGGCTCCTGGGGCGGGTCCTGGACGGACTGGGCGCGCCGCTGGACGGCAAGGGGGCGGTCGGGGCGGTGGACGACTATCCGCTCTATGCGACGCCGCTCAACCCGCTGCACCGCCGTCGCGTGAGCCAGCCGATTGATCTGGGCCTCCGGGCGATCAACGGGTTTCTCACCTGCGGGCGGGGGCAGAAGGTCGGGATTTTCGCCGGCTCCGGGGTGGGCAAGAGCGTGCTGCTCGGGATGCTGAGCCGGAACACGACCGCCGACGTGAACGTGATCGCCCTGATCGGAGAACGGGGACGCGAGGTCAACGAGTTTCTGGAGCGGGACCTCAAGGCCGACGGGCTCAAGCGGTCGGTCGTGGTCGTGGCCACGTCCGACCAGCCGCCGTTGGTGCGGATCCGGGGGGCCTTTCTGGCGACGGCCATCGCGGAATACTTCCGGGACGCCGGACGCCAGGTCCTGCTCATGATGGACTCCCTCACGCGCGTGGCCCACGCCCAGCGGGAGGTGGGGCTCGCGATCGGCGAGCCGCCGACGAGCAAGGGCTACACCCCGTCGGTGTTCACGATGCTGCCCCGGCTGCTGGAGCGGGCCGGCACCTGCGGCGGAGCCGGCACGATCACGGGCCTGTACACGGTGCTCGTGGAAGGCGACGACCTGGCCGATCCCGTCGCGGACGCCGCCCGATCCGTGCTGGACGGGCACATCGTCCTCTCCCGGGAGCTGGCGGCGCAGAACCACTTCCCGGCGATCGACGTCCTCCAGAGCGTGAGCCGCGTCATGCGCGAGGTGGTCGTCCCGCAGCACTACGCCGCGGCCAGGGCGGCGTTGGAGGCCCTGGCGCTGTACCGGCGGTCCGAGGATCTGATCAACCTCGGCGCGTACAAGCCCGGCGCGAACCAGCGGCTCGACCGGGCCGTGGGCGCCATGCCCGCCATTGCGGCCTACCTCCGGCAGGATGTCGAGGAAAAGGCCGGGTTGGGCGACTCGGTGACCGCGCTGCTCAAGCTGGCGGAGAGCTTCAAATGA
- a CDS encoding flagellar FliJ family protein: protein MNVAALRNYRAQVADVLKAELAELESKLRAAVDGLRLLDARAESDARRYLADAKTGLTTEEVADRYATMDALADAIRRTQALVAEARAQRDRKLAEVLEASREKRKLELIEQRQAKRARLTEERRGQQTLDEAAGRRFHRDRER, encoded by the coding sequence ATGAACGTCGCGGCCTTGCGAAACTACCGGGCCCAGGTGGCGGATGTGCTGAAGGCCGAACTGGCGGAGCTGGAGTCCAAGCTGCGGGCCGCCGTAGACGGGCTGCGGCTGTTGGACGCCAGGGCCGAGAGCGACGCCCGGCGCTACCTCGCCGACGCCAAGACCGGCCTGACGACCGAGGAGGTCGCGGATCGGTACGCCACGATGGACGCGCTGGCGGACGCGATCCGCAGGACCCAGGCGCTCGTGGCCGAGGCCCGCGCGCAACGTGATCGGAAGCTGGCGGAAGTGCTGGAAGCCTCCCGCGAGAAGCGGAAGCTGGAGCTGATCGAGCAGCGCCAGGCCAAGCGGGCGCGCCTGACTGAAGAGCGGCGGGGTCAGCAGACGCTGGATGAAGCGGCCGGACGCCGGTTCCATCGGGACCGGGAAAGGTAG
- a CDS encoding flagellar hook-length control protein FliK produces the protein METSLLIPVSDSGLGGETRSQGNGDPASDTTTGASFGQVLTKMNAASNADGEEADPLSQSLQQDEDQQELALVLVQAALAAQVLAVPLTAGDSPRPTTGEGDLVPADGAPHPPAGQDAVVAPSLLGSQAEPAATGLALPPSAPDAPAGSDKGIPPEGGIPPGDGQAVARPRGQGARGTEQVAIQADVRLAAAGKQGQAGGEQAGAASPDAERDQAWLNGPSRADGSVPPPVQQGGESATPKPGKDAARPSDAIAQAVAARSTTDADSDRGGTSLTAQDDGGQGTGRQAGEQRLSEQVHQASAGGLREGKDSGKEGRGQEAAQSFAGIERQIAGLGPNSNQEAKSTPPVPPAHPVVPPADEPASPPASRSVSLEVQPPELGRVQLRVTVAEQTVHAHVTTEQVEVKNFLVANQARLETGLQAHGMDVGSFQVDVDAHGRQLDTGWGTGSGREGQALPRGEQGAGSGSDSAQDQRTDASAAETREPGLLSLFA, from the coding sequence GTGGAAACCAGCCTTCTGATTCCCGTTTCCGATAGCGGCCTCGGCGGAGAGACCCGGAGCCAGGGCAACGGAGATCCGGCCTCCGACACGACGACCGGAGCCTCGTTCGGTCAGGTTCTCACGAAGATGAACGCGGCGAGCAACGCCGATGGTGAGGAAGCCGACCCCCTGTCCCAATCCCTTCAGCAGGATGAGGATCAGCAGGAACTGGCTCTTGTGCTCGTCCAGGCAGCCCTGGCCGCACAGGTCCTCGCGGTTCCTCTGACCGCCGGCGACTCTCCCCGGCCGACGACGGGGGAGGGGGACCTCGTGCCAGCCGATGGAGCGCCGCACCCTCCCGCCGGCCAAGACGCCGTCGTTGCTCCTTCTCTCCTCGGTTCCCAGGCGGAACCGGCGGCGACCGGGTTGGCTCTCCCTCCGTCGGCTCCCGACGCCCCGGCCGGGTCGGACAAGGGCATCCCGCCTGAAGGCGGCATCCCGCCGGGTGATGGACAGGCGGTGGCCCGGCCGCGCGGGCAGGGTGCGAGGGGGACCGAACAAGTCGCGATCCAGGCCGACGTCCGGCTGGCTGCTGCGGGCAAACAAGGCCAGGCAGGAGGAGAGCAAGCCGGGGCGGCGAGTCCCGATGCGGAACGGGATCAGGCCTGGTTGAACGGGCCGTCCCGCGCCGACGGGTCCGTCCCTCCCCCGGTCCAGCAGGGAGGAGAATCTGCGACACCGAAGCCCGGGAAGGACGCAGCCCGCCCCTCGGACGCGATCGCCCAGGCCGTTGCCGCCCGTTCCACAACGGATGCCGACTCGGATCGTGGAGGGACGAGCCTGACGGCTCAGGACGACGGAGGACAGGGCACGGGCCGGCAGGCCGGCGAGCAGAGGCTGTCCGAACAGGTTCATCAGGCGTCCGCAGGCGGCCTGCGCGAGGGGAAGGACTCGGGCAAGGAGGGGCGCGGGCAGGAAGCGGCCCAGTCGTTCGCCGGAATTGAGCGACAGATCGCGGGCCTCGGACCGAACTCCAACCAGGAGGCGAAATCCACTCCCCCGGTGCCGCCCGCCCATCCCGTTGTTCCGCCTGCCGATGAGCCGGCCTCGCCGCCTGCGTCCCGGTCGGTCAGCCTGGAGGTGCAACCGCCGGAATTGGGCCGGGTCCAGCTTCGCGTGACGGTTGCCGAGCAAACGGTCCACGCCCACGTGACGACCGAGCAGGTGGAGGTCAAGAACTTCCTCGTGGCCAACCAGGCCAGGCTGGAGACGGGGCTGCAGGCCCACGGCATGGACGTCGGTTCGTTCCAGGTGGATGTGGATGCGCACGGCAGACAGCTCGACACCGGCTGGGGAACCGGGTCCGGCCGGGAAGGACAGGCGCTTCCCAGGGGAGAGCAGGGGGCCGGGAGCGGCTCGGACTCGGCGCAGGACCAGCGGACCGACGCCTCCGCCGCCGAGACACGGGAACCCGGGCTGCTGAGTCTCTTCGCATGA
- a CDS encoding FlgD immunoglobulin-like domain containing protein, producing the protein MADTTSIQSAISSAVNTTASSSTSASKQLGQEDFLNLLVAQLKNQNPLKPLENEAFIAQLAQFSQLEQSSKLVKLMEQSNSAQEAAMEFNRVALIGRQVKVNGATIPLGTGPASVNYQLAGDAASVKVSILDANGLVVRTLELGAQGAGNQQITWDGKNQSGQAMPSGTYSFAVSATDSHGAQVGASPFSLVTVTGVRMDQGRPLLLAGSQTVDPADIQEIY; encoded by the coding sequence ATGGCCGACACAACGAGCATCCAGTCAGCCATCTCTTCGGCGGTCAACACGACCGCTTCTTCGTCAACGTCGGCCTCGAAGCAGCTCGGACAGGAGGACTTCCTGAACCTGCTCGTGGCCCAACTCAAGAACCAGAACCCCCTGAAGCCGCTCGAAAACGAAGCGTTCATCGCCCAACTCGCCCAGTTCAGCCAGCTCGAGCAGAGCAGCAAGCTCGTCAAGCTGATGGAGCAGAGCAACAGCGCCCAAGAGGCGGCCATGGAATTCAACCGGGTGGCCTTGATCGGGCGTCAAGTCAAGGTCAACGGAGCCACGATCCCTCTGGGTACGGGACCGGCCTCGGTCAACTATCAGTTGGCCGGCGACGCCGCTTCGGTGAAGGTCAGCATCCTGGACGCCAACGGCCTGGTCGTCAGGACGCTAGAGCTGGGCGCGCAGGGCGCCGGCAATCAGCAAATCACCTGGGACGGGAAGAATCAGAGCGGACAGGCCATGCCTTCCGGCACCTACAGCTTCGCCGTCTCGGCGACCGACAGCCACGGCGCTCAGGTGGGGGCCAGCCCCTTCTCCCTGGTCACCGTGACGGGCGTGCGGATGGACCAGGGTCGTCCCTTGCTCCTGGCGGGGAGCCAGACGGTGGATCCGGCTGACATTCAGGAGATCTATTGA